AAGTCACCATTTCTACTTTACAAAGTGCCACTAAAGAAGCGGTACAGTTAATGGATACCAGTCGTAATTTAGCCGAGCTGAGTGTCGAAGATGCCGAAGCTGCCGCCGTGGTACTTACCGAAATCACCAGCTCAGTGGCGCTCATCTCCGATATGGCCAGCCAAATTGCCACTGCCGCCGAAGAACAAAGCCAAGTGACCGGTGAAATTACCCAAAACACCACCACCATTAAAGACGTGGCCGATGAATTAGCCGAAGACGCCAATAACTCACTCACCCAATCTAAAGGCTTATATGAGCAAGCCGGAAAATTAAATAACTTAGTGAGTGCTTTTATTCTTAAATAAGTAGTCACAGTGCTTAAATAGCAAAAGGGAGCGCTAACGCTCCCTTTTTAAAGAGGGTATTAATGCCTGTGGATCAAGGCTTAGGTGGGGAGCAAGTACTGATCCCTAACATAGAATAAACGGGGAAAACCCCAGCACGGCCGTAGTTAAGAGCAACACGCCCAGCCAGCCCCACGCACTGTGTGGCCCCACAAAAACCAGTGCAATTAACACTATACCGACTAGGGCTCGCACGCTCCTATCTAATTTGCCCATATTACATCTCATCTGTCTTCTCCCTAAGCCCAGATCAATAAGTGTACGCTAGCCTAAGCTTGCCTTGAGCTTAGGTCATAAAATCTCGCACAATAATTAAATCTAAAAAAATTGCACTCTCAATGGCCTTTGTTGTAAAAGGCCATAGTAATAATTAATAACAGTGCAGCGCTAGGGGCATACTACAGGCTAAAACATAATGATGTTGAACTATCATTTAAAATAAGCGCGGCGAAATTATGCTATTGATTTTGTTTATTATTATAGCGGCGCTATATTGTCAACAATGAGTTGCAGCGATTGTTTACCCTGCCACTCATTAATATCTAACTTATATACGAGCTGCACTTTATTGATAGCCGCATTAGGCCAGACACTTAAGTCCACATTAAAGGCAATAGCATCAATGAGGCTGCGACCTTCATCAATGCTCACCACTAATTTTAAATGCTTTTCACCCACTAAACGCTGTTTAATAATTCTAAACTCGCCATCAAATAAGGGCTCAGGAAATGACTGTCCCCAAGGACCAGCGGCGCGCACTTGCTCCGCTAACGGCAAGATGAGCTCTTCGCTCGCAAGGTCACCATCCGTTACAATTTCACCAGCTAATAACTCGGCGCTCACCCAAGTCGCCGCCACTCGCTCAAAGGCGGCTTTAAAGGGAGCCAGTGCCGATTTTCTTAAAGATAAGCCGGCCGCCATGGCGTGACCACCAAATTTATCAATGACTCCAGGCTGTTGGCGGTCTATCTCTTCTAGTAAATCCCGCAAATGCACGCCAGGAATGGAGCGGCCCGAGCCTTTAAGTTCATCTTCTCCCGCTTCAGCAAAGGCAATGACCGGTCTGTGATAGCGCTCTTTAATACGCGAGGCCACCAAGCCCACCACGCCTTGGTGCCAGTCATCTTGATGCAGCACTAAGCCATGAGGTAACTCACCTTGGCTAATATTAACTTTAGTGAGGCTGGCCAGCGCTTCATGCTGCATGCTGGCTTCAATGGCTTTACGCTCACGGTTAAGCTCATCCATCATGGCAGCAAGCTTTCGTGCTTCATCTAAATTTTCACTGAGTAAACAAGCCACACCCATCGACATATCATCAAGGCGCCCTACTGCATTTAAGCGTGGCCCCAGCGCAAAGCCAAGATCACTGGCCACTAAGCGCGATGGATTACGCTGGGAAATATCGATCAGCGCCTGAATACCCGGCCGTACCCGACCGGCGCGCATGCGCTGTAAGCCCTGATGCACTAATACCCGATTATTGCCATCAAGCGCCACCACATCGGCGACCGTACCCAGTGCCACGAGATCTAAGTATTCACCCATATTAGGTGCAGTAATACCTAAACGCTGAAACCAGCCTTGCTCGGTGAGAGCGGCGCGCAGTGCTAATAATAAATAAAAGGCCACGCCCACCCCTGCCAAGTTTTTAGAAGGAAACGCACAGCCTTCTTGATTAGGGTTAACAATGGCTGCTGCATCGGGCAGCTCATTACCTGGCAAGTGATGATCGGTCACTATTACCTGCATACCTTTTGCATTTGCTGCGGCAACTCCACTTACACTGGAAATGCCATTGTCGACGGTGATCAACAGCTCACCGCCCATGCGCGCCACTTCTTCGACGACCTGCGGGCTTAAGCCATAGCCATAATCGAAGCGATTAGGCACCAAATATTGCACTTGCCTCGCGCCCATGGCGCGCAAGCCATGCACCATAAGAGCCGAACTAGTAGCACCATCACAGTCAAAATCGCCCACTATTACTATGCTGCGCTGAGCCTCTAAACCTTGCACCAACACCTTGACCGCCTCAGCCATGCCTTTAAATTCTGGCTTAAGTAAGTTAGCAGCACTTAAATTAAGTTGCTCAGGGCTGACCACGCCACGACTGGCATAAAGGCGCTGAATAAGTGCGGGTAAGCTATCTGGCAATTGATGAGCAAGGCTTTGGCGGCGGCGAATATTAAGGCGTGATGACGTCATAGGAGGATCTATAAACACTGGTTATATAAACAGGAAAGTAACACTACCCCCAGCTCCGCCATTTTGCAATTAAGCTTGGCGCAGTGGTGAGTGAATGGTGAGGGGTAAAGAACACGAAACCAGTCAAGGTATATCTGTACCGAAACTCGCGCTATTTTTCCGTGTTTTTGTCTGCTTCTCGTAATAAAGAAGTGTGGCGAACAATCTTTAGTCGTTAAACACCGACCTCGAGATCCTGACTTTCGACACATGACGGCAAAATAAACACCGCCTATGCTGTCATACCAGGCTCGCCCCGGTATCTCGTTCTGATCTCTTAAAATCTAAACTGGGATCCTGATTTTCGGCACATGACGTGACACAGCAGAGAGAAGTGATCAGGGACTGGGGAATCGTTAAAACCAACGCTCGAGGCTCGGTGCTGTTCTTAATTATTGGCCGTCATACCGGTACCGGGGCGTAGCTCGGCATGACGTAGCCCCGGTATCTCGCTCTTAGTTTTGAAAACCTAAACCGAGATCCTGAAGCAAGTTCAGGATGACGGCATAAAGACCAACACCGATTTTTGTTAGCTTGGTGCTCGGCGCTGCCTTCTCTTTTCAGATCTAATCACTATTTTTCCGTGGATTCCGTGGCAGATTAGTCTTTAGTCTTTAAACCTAAAACGAGATCCTGAAACGAGTTCAGGATGACGGCATAAAGACCAACACCGATTTTTGTTTAGCTTGGTGCCGGGCGCTTGGTGCTCGGCGCTGACTTCCACTTTCAGATTTAATCTCTATTTTTCCGTGTTCTTCCGTGTATTCCGTGGCAAAAGATCTTTTAGTATTTAGCTTGGTGCTGGGCGCTTGGCGCTGCGGTTAACCTCTAGGGTGGTGCTCTGCATGGAGGGCGTTGAGTCTGTGGGTGGCGACGTGGGTATAAATTTGAGTGGTGGATAAGTCTGAGTGACCTAGCAGCATTTGCACTACCCGCAGATCGGCACCGTGATTGAGCAAATGGGTGGCAAAGGCGTGGCGCAAGGTGTGCGGTGATAAATCACTATTAATGCCGGCGCGCTGGGCATAAATTTTAATTCGGTGCCAAAAAGTTTGGCGAGTCATTTGCCGAGCCCGGCGCGAGGGAAACACTACATCTGAGGGCTGCTCGCCTAATAAAAAAGCGCGCGCCGCTTTTAAATATAGCGAAAGCCAATGCAACGCTTCTTCGCCCATGGGCACTAGTCGCTCTTTATTACCTTTACCGGTCACGCGCACCAAGCCTTGGCGCAGGCTAATGCTTTCCATGGATAATCCCACTAACTCACTGACTCGCAATCCCGTGGCATACAATAACTCCAACATGGCTTTATCACGCAGCTCTAGCGGATCATCTACTTCAGGCGCCTCCAATAGATTAAGCACTTGTTGTTCACTCAAGTCTTTGGGCAGTCGGCTTGGCAGCTTAGGGCCAGCAATTAAGATACTGGGATCGTCGAGTCGTAATTGCTCACGGTGCAAATACTGAAAAAAGCGGCGCAGTACGCTCAGCATGCGCGCCGTGCTACTGGCTTTAAAACCTGTATCGAGTCGATAAGCTAAATATTGCTGCAAGGTTGCGCCATCTACTGCCACTAGGCTATCACCTTCGCCGTCTAGCCAGCGAGCAAAGTGACTTAAGTCACTGCGATAGGAAGCTAGGGTATTATCGGCAAGCCCCTTTTCTAACCACAGGGCATCAACAAATTGTTCAATTAATGGATAACTCATTACCACTCCAAACTCTGCTCACAGAAAAGCTTCTGTTATGATAGCGCCATTGCCTGAAACGATAATGGGATGCCATGAATATCGGTTTATTTTACGGTTCAACCACCTGCTATACAGAAATGGCCGCCGAAAAAATTGGCGAACAACTCGGGGCTGAGCTGGTTGATTTGCATAATATCAAGGATGTGCCACTAGCGCGCGCTCAAGACTACCCCATCTTGATTTTGGGTATTTCTACCTGGGATTTTGGTGAGCTGCAAGAAGACTGGGAATCCCATTGGGATGACATAGACCAGCTTGATCTAAATGGCCATGTGGTGGCCTTGTTTGGCATGGGTGATCAGTTAGGCTATGGCGAATGGTTTCAAGATGCACTGGGTTTGTTACACGATAAAGTGATTGCCCAAGGCGCCACTGTCGTTGGCTATTGGCCAAATGTGGGTTATGAATTTGAAGCCTCTAAGGCCCTCACCGCAGACGGCGAATACTTTGTGGGTTTATCGCTGGATGAAGCCAATCAATATGATGATAGTGACGCGCGCATTCAAAGCTGGGTGGCCCAAATTTTAGAAGAAATGGCTGTCTTATAGCTAGAATGCCTTAGTCGACAGTCATACTTGCAAATTGCGCCGCAAAAAAAAGACCGACCGAGAGCAAACTCGGTCGGACTTTTTCATTGCTTAATAAAGCAATTAACGCAGCTAAGCCTGAGCCTCAGCGGCCTTTCTCTTCGGCGCGCTGAGGGTAAGGCCCACGATAGAGGCCACTGCCGTAGGAATAACCCATGCCATACCAATATCAAACATGGGTAACCAGTGGAACACCGACATATCTAAGCCGGCCGCTTGTAAGCCATCAATTAAGCCAAAGATTAAAGCCACCGCTAAAATCACCCGATACGCCATTACCGGACCGCGCATCAGTGGCTGTAAATAAGTCGCCAGTACTAGAGCAACCGCAACCGGGTAAAAAGCCACTAAAACCGGTACCGACAGGGCAATTAAACTATTAAGCCCAATATTTGCCACTAAGGTACATAACACCGACATAATCACTACCCAGCGGCGGTATCCTAACTTTCCGGTTAAGCGAAAGAAATAATCCCCACAAGCAGAAACCAAGCCCACGGCGGTAGTTAAACAGGCCAACGTCACGATGGCCGCTAAAATCCACAGTCCTGGAGTGCCAAATAAAGACAGCACATACGCACTGATGATTTCACCGCCATTATTAGCGCTATCCACTACGCCTAAGCTGGTGCCACCTAAAATAAATAGCGAAATATAAACAAAGCCTAATCCGGCAGCAGCAATCAGTGCCGCTATGGCCAAATAGCGCGACTGTACGCGTTTTTCCGTCACCCCTTTTTGGCGTAATACATCCAAAATAAGCATGCCAAACATTAAGGCGGCAAAGGTGTCCATGGTGTTGTAGCCCTCAATAAAGCCCTTTACAAAAGGCTGCGCTTGATAGACTTCACTCACCGGTGGCTGTGTGCCTTGAGGATTCATAAATACCGCTACTGCTAAGCTAATTAGCAGCAGCAATAAGATAGGGGTCAAGATTTTGCCAACCGCATCCAGCAACCGCCCTTGGTTAAGAGATAACAACAGCACTACCCCAAAAAAAACCAGGGTATAGAGCGTTAAAGTAAATTGGCTAGGATGAGCTAAAAAAGGTTTTAGGCCCATTTCATACGCCACTAAGCCGGTACGAGGCGCGGCAAAGGCAGGGCCAATAATAATAAATATCGCCGTGGCCATAATAGTGACCACTAGGGGAGGTAAATAACGACCCATAGTGGGTAAGCCGCCGCCGGCCATGGCTGCGGCCAGCAGCGTGACTAAGGGTAAGCCCACCGCAGTCAGCAAAAAGCCACTCATGGCACTGGGTAAATGCTCACCTGCTAAAAAGCCGGCTAACGGGGGGAAAATAATATTACCGGCGCCTAAAAAAAAGGCAAAGGTCATAAAACCTAAACCTAATATATCAAATGTGGTTAATGACTTATTCACGTACACCTCTTGCGGCTGCTGACTTAAGCCAGCTTCGTTTGCATTCAAACGATAATAACAATACGACTTGCCGCCACTGGCTCTCCCAAAAAAGAGTGACTTTATCTGCAGAGTGCCTGACAGCCGCCGAGCTGCTTATTAGCATAATGGTGCGCTATTAAGATGCAAAGCAAAATTTACAACTTAAGATAAAAAGGTCGTACCAGTCTCAGATATGACTCGCTATAACCTTGGTTTGCAGTGTTAATCCACAGCTGCTCGCGTATTTCTTGGGATTTAACACTACAAAATAGCCCTAAAAAACGCGACGCCTCTTTACCCTCTTTAGTATAAACCTCTTGTTGCTCTACTAAATACAAGTTGTTTAACTGGGCTTCTTGGCGCGCTATATCTAGCGCTTGGTAAGGTAAAATCACCGCCAAACGCCCACTTGGCTGTAATAAACGTTTCGTGTGCTTAAATAAGTCTGCCAAGCTTAAGCTGCTGGTGTGGCGCGCGTGTTGGCGAGCCTGGCACTCAAACGCTTGGCCGGGCTTAAAATAAGGCGGGTTAGCCACTATTAAGTCAAAGGGTTGCTCTTGATAAGCTTGCAAAGCGCCTTGTTTAATCACGACTTTTTGCGGCCAAGGAGAAGCAGCTACATTTTCGCACGCCTGAATTGCCGCTTGTTTATCTAACTCAAGACCTATTATTTTAACCTCAGGCGTAGTGCGCTGCGCCAGCATTAACGCGACTAAGCCAGACCCCGTGCCCACATCTAAGATACGCTTCGCCTGCGCCAGTGTCACCCAAGCGCCGAGCAAGATGCCATCTGTGCCTACCTTCATCGCGCAGCGATCATGATTGATATGAAACTGCTTAAACGTAAAACCGCGACTACTCATGCTGATCCTGTCAGGTTTTTTTATTCCAATTCCCTTATAATACCGCCTTTTAGTAGGCTGACGAGACCGATCATGAGCACTATGACCTTCGAGCAACTGGAACTGGACCCTGTCTTGGTCCGCGCACTGGCTGAAATGGGCTATGCAAAACCGACTACCATTCAGAGCCAAGTGATACCCGAAGCCATGAGCGGACGGGACATTATGGCCTCTGCCCCCACAGGTACGGGTAAAACTGCGGCCTTTTTATTACCCGTATGCCAGCATTTACTAGACTTTCCGCGGCGGAATGCCGGGCCTACGCGCATTCTAATTTTAACGCCCACGCGTGAGCTGGCGATGCAAATTGGTGACGATGCTAAAAAAATTGTAAAGCACACCCCTTTAAAAGTAGAAGTGATCACCGGTGGCGTGCATGAAAGCCAACATTTACCCGCGCTCACTAAAACTACCGATATTGTGGTGGCGACGCCGGGGCGTTTGTTGCAATACATTGAAGAAGAGTCGTTTGATAGCCGCGATATTGAAATGCTGGTGCTCGATGAGGCAGACCGCATGCTTGATATGGGCTTTATCCGCGAAGTGGACCGTATTGCCGCAGAAGCGCGCTGGCGTCGGCAAACCATGTTGTTTTCGGCTACGTTAGAAGGCAAAAGCTTAATGAAGTTTGCTGCCGATTTATTAAGTAACCCCGTTCAACTGAGTGCCGAGCCACCGCGCAGCGAGCGTAAAAAAATCAACCAGTGGGTGCACTTAGCCGATAATCCTGAGCACAAGTTTGCTTTATTAGTACATTTATTACGCCAAGCAGAAGTAAAGCGCAGCATTATTTTTGTGAAAACTCGCGATCGCTTAATGGAGCTGGCGAGTCGCTTACAACAAGAAGGGCTGTATAACGCTTGGTTGCGCGGCGAAATGGAGCAAGAAAAGCGCGTTGAGGCGCTGGGCCGCTTTCGAATTGGGCGAGTCAACATCTTAGTTGCCACCGATGTGGCCTCACGAGGCATAGACTTACCCGAAGTGAGTCATGTTATTAACTACGATATGCCGCGCACCGCTGATGTCTATGTACACCGCATTGGGCGCACCGGTCGTGCCGGCCAAAAAGGCACCGCCATTAGCTTAGTCGAAGCCCATGACATGCCCTTATTACTACGGATAGAAAAATACATTGAAGAGCCGCTTAAGCGCCGTATCGTCGATGAGTTAAGGCCGCAACATAAAGAAGCGCGGGTAAACTCAGGTAAGCGCAAAGATAAAAACAAAAATAAGCAGACAAGCCCAGTTAAAAAAGAAAAGGTACGCTTGCGTGATACTAAGGCTAAGGGCAAGCCAAAATGGGCAGGCCCTAAACCCGGTGAAGCCGTGATCCCTAAGCCTAAGAAAAAAGCTGCTCCCGCGCCGCAGTGGGATGATGAGGATGACGACGAGTAACATTTTTAAAGATAGGCACCTTGAGGTGGCTATTTTTTTGCACAAAAAATTAACTATGCTTAAAGGCCGCTACTTACTATGACGAGCGCCCATGAGAGCATCTTATTTAGCCCAGTCACCGCACAACTCGCGACGCCGCTTAGTGCGGCGCCAAACGATGGATCGCCGCGACTTGCTTAGAGGTGAGCCTCCTTACCAAGCCAGTCGGCGCCAGCTTGCCCGACGAGTGAATGATACTTTGTAGCTAATACACTTTTATATTGGGAAGTAGCTTGGGAGAGCGCCATAAAAAAACCGGCCCATAAGAGCCGGTCAAAAATGCAAATGAAGAAGAAGTATAACAATCAGTAAGCACATAACATCAGAGCCTAGCCCTTGGCAAAGGTTCCAGATTTTTTTAAATTATTTTATAAATTCCTGTAAATAATGGCCGAAGAGCAAGACGAGCGCTTGGCCATAAAAAAACCGGCCCAGAGGGGCCGGTTAAAACAGAAAATGAAGAGAGAGTATTCAAATTCAGTAAGCACACTAGTTATGAGCCAAGCTGTAGCAAAAGGTTCATACTTTTTTAAATTTTTTAGCGATTCTTTTTAAACCCGCTGCGTCTCACCTGTAAATGAAGCCCTTAAAGCTGCTCTTCACGCTTAAACACCAGCTCGGTGGCACTGGACTCTGCTTCTACAAAATAATAACCATCAACAGCAAATTGTGTTAACTGACTTACTTCACTCAGCTGATTTTGTATGATGTAGCGCGCCATTAGGCCACGTGCTTTCTTGGCGTAAAAACTAATAATTTTATATTGACCATTTTTGCAGTCTTTAAAAACTGGCGTAATAATTTGACCACTTAAGCGCGTCGGCTTTACTGACTTAAAATACTCATTTGATGCTAAATTAATCACCACATTATCGCCTTGCTCGGCTAATGCCTCATTAAGCTTATCGGTGATGATATCGCCCCAAAACTGATACAGGTCTTTACCGCGCTCGTTATCGAGCTTAGTGCCCATTTCAAGGCGATAAGGCTGCATTAAGTCCAGTGGCCGTAATAAGCCATATAAGCCGGACAATATACGTAAATGCATTTGTGCAAACGTAAAATCTTTTTTGCTTAGGCTTTCTGCATCCAGCCCCGTATAAACATCGCCTTTAAATGCCAGCAGCGCTTGTTTGGCATTGTGCGGCGTAAACTCTGGCTGCCAATCAGCAAAACGCGCGACATTGAGTCCAGCGAGCTTATCGCTAATTTTCATTAGCTTGCTCAAATCAGTTGGTGTTAACTGGCGAGCGCGCTCAATCAACAAGGCCGACTCTGCCAGTAACTCAGGCTGAGTAAAGTCTTTAATAATCGCAGGTGTGTCAAAGTCGAGCGTTTTAGCAGGAGAAACAACAATTAGCATCACTTACCTCTGTGTAGTTCAAATAAAGAGCCGCCATTTATTCAATGGTTACATTATCTAATAAGCCGCCTTCTAAGCCCTTGCCTCCTGCTTGTAACTTGATCATAAGGCGCACATCATTTGGAGAGTCAGCATAGGCAAGCGCTTCGCTATAGCCGATTTGGTTTTGGTTATAAAGATCAAACAAGGCCTGATCAAAGGTTTGCATACCTTGCTCACGAGACTTGCTCATCACTTCTTTAATGCGATGGAGCTCGCCTTTGCGGATCAACTCTGCCATTAACGGACCATTTAGTAGCACTTCAAAAGCACCGCGCCGCTGGCCTTGTTCATGGGTGGGAATTAATTGTTGCGCCACAATGGCTTTAAGATTAAAGGATAAATCAAACTGTAATTGTCGATGCTTACTTTCTGGGACTAAATGCATAATGCGATCCAGCGCTTGGTTGGCATTATTAGCGTGCAACGTAGCCATACATAAATGGCCGGTTTCGGCAAAAGACAAAGCATAATTCATGGTTTCTTCAGAGCGTATCTCACCAATCGCAATCACGTTCGGCGCTTGGCGAAGCGAGCTTTTTAAGGCGGCAGCAAAAGAGACGGTATCTATGCCCACCTCACGCTGAGTAATAATAGAGCGCTCATGTTGGTGTACAAATTCAATAGGATCTTCAATAGTTAAAATATGATCGTCACTATGGCGATTACGATAACCCAGCATAGCCGCCTGAGTAGTCGACTTACCCGCACCAGTGCCACCCACAAATAGCACCAGTCCACGCTTCGCCATGGCGACTTCTCGTAAACAATCTGGCAAAGAGAGTTCTTCAAAAGAGGGGATATGACTTTGAATGCGCCGGATCACCATGCCCGCTTTTTCTTGTTGCCAAAAAGCACTGACTCTAAAGCGGCCTAATTGGGCATCACTAATGGCAAAGTTAGCTTCTTTTTGGTCATGAAACTGCGCCCGCCCCTCCGGTGTCATGCAAGACTCTACTAGCGCTAAACTCTGTCTTGCACTGAGCTTAGTGTCGTTTATCGCCACTAAATGTCCTTGGCGCTTAAGGGTGGGGGCCACCCCCACTGAGATATATAAGTCTGATGCGTGTTGTTCCACCATGGCTTGCAACAAAGGGCTTAATTGCATTGCTCTCTCCAGTAGTTGAGACCGGCGTTATTGAAAACTGTGACTGTCTACGGCTTGGGTGCGGGCATCGACAATAGAAATATGGCCAGAGTTAACTAAGTTTCTTAAACACTGATCCAGTGTTTGCATGCCATGAGCCATACCGGTTTGGATCACCGAATACATTTGCGCAACTTTATCTTCTCGGATCAAGTTGCGGATCGCGGGAGTGCCTAACATAATTTCATGCGCGGCAATGCGCCCCCCTTCGGTTTGCTTCAGTAAGGTTTGTGAAATCACAGCGCGCAGCGACTCAGAGAGCATAGAGCGCACCATGGCTTTTTCATTACCCGGAAATACATCCACAATGCGGTCAATACTTTTAGCGGCGGAAGAGGTATGCAGCGTCGCAAACACTAAATGTCCCGTTTCGGCGGCGGTTAAGGCTAAGCGAATGGTATCAATATCACGCAACTCACCCACTAAAATAATATCGGGGTCTTCACGCAAAGCGGAGCGCAGCGCATTACTAAAAGAGTGGGTATCACGATGCACTTCTCGTTGATTAACTAAGCATTTTTTATTGTCATGCACAAACTCAATCGGATCTTCAATAGTAAGAATATGCTTATTAAAGTGCTCGTTAATGTGATTAATCATGGCGGCGAGTGTAGTGGACTTACCGGAGCCGGTGGGCCCGGTCACTAACACTAGGCCTTTTTGATATTCAGCAATACGGCGAAAAATATCAGGGCAAGCCAGCTGCTCTAAGGTTTGTACTTCACTTGGGATCACACGAAATACGG
This genomic window from Oceanisphaera avium contains:
- a CDS encoding YgaP family membrane protein, yielding MRCNMGKLDRSVRALVGIVLIALVFVGPHSAWGWLGVLLLTTAVLGFSPFILC
- the recJ gene encoding single-stranded-DNA-specific exonuclease RecJ → MTSSRLNIRRRQSLAHQLPDSLPALIQRLYASRGVVSPEQLNLSAANLLKPEFKGMAEAVKVLVQGLEAQRSIVIVGDFDCDGATSSALMVHGLRAMGARQVQYLVPNRFDYGYGLSPQVVEEVARMGGELLITVDNGISSVSGVAAANAKGMQVIVTDHHLPGNELPDAAAIVNPNQEGCAFPSKNLAGVGVAFYLLLALRAALTEQGWFQRLGITAPNMGEYLDLVALGTVADVVALDGNNRVLVHQGLQRMRAGRVRPGIQALIDISQRNPSRLVASDLGFALGPRLNAVGRLDDMSMGVACLLSENLDEARKLAAMMDELNRERKAIEASMQHEALASLTKVNISQGELPHGLVLHQDDWHQGVVGLVASRIKERYHRPVIAFAEAGEDELKGSGRSIPGVHLRDLLEEIDRQQPGVIDKFGGHAMAAGLSLRKSALAPFKAAFERVAATWVSAELLAGEIVTDGDLASEELILPLAEQVRAAGPWGQSFPEPLFDGEFRIIKQRLVGEKHLKLVVSIDEGRSLIDAIAFNVDLSVWPNAAINKVQLVYKLDINEWQGKQSLQLIVDNIAPL
- the xerD gene encoding site-specific tyrosine recombinase XerD translates to MSYPLIEQFVDALWLEKGLADNTLASYRSDLSHFARWLDGEGDSLVAVDGATLQQYLAYRLDTGFKASSTARMLSVLRRFFQYLHREQLRLDDPSILIAGPKLPSRLPKDLSEQQVLNLLEAPEVDDPLELRDKAMLELLYATGLRVSELVGLSMESISLRQGLVRVTGKGNKERLVPMGEEALHWLSLYLKAARAFLLGEQPSDVVFPSRRARQMTRQTFWHRIKIYAQRAGINSDLSPHTLRHAFATHLLNHGADLRVVQMLLGHSDLSTTQIYTHVATHRLNALHAEHHPRG
- the fldB gene encoding flavodoxin FldB produces the protein MNIGLFYGSTTCYTEMAAEKIGEQLGAELVDLHNIKDVPLARAQDYPILILGISTWDFGELQEDWESHWDDIDQLDLNGHVVALFGMGDQLGYGEWFQDALGLLHDKVIAQGATVVGYWPNVGYEFEASKALTADGEYFVGLSLDEANQYDDSDARIQSWVAQILEEMAVL
- the brnQ gene encoding branched-chain amino acid transport system II carrier protein, with protein sequence MTFAFFLGAGNIIFPPLAGFLAGEHLPSAMSGFLLTAVGLPLVTLLAAAMAGGGLPTMGRYLPPLVVTIMATAIFIIIGPAFAAPRTGLVAYEMGLKPFLAHPSQFTLTLYTLVFFGVVLLLSLNQGRLLDAVGKILTPILLLLLISLAVAVFMNPQGTQPPVSEVYQAQPFVKGFIEGYNTMDTFAALMFGMLILDVLRQKGVTEKRVQSRYLAIAALIAAAGLGFVYISLFILGGTSLGVVDSANNGGEIISAYVLSLFGTPGLWILAAIVTLACLTTAVGLVSACGDYFFRLTGKLGYRRWVVIMSVLCTLVANIGLNSLIALSVPVLVAFYPVAVALVLATYLQPLMRGPVMAYRVILAVALIFGLIDGLQAAGLDMSVFHWLPMFDIGMAWVIPTAVASIVGLTLSAPKRKAAEAQA
- a CDS encoding tRNA1(Val) (adenine(37)-N6)-methyltransferase → MSSRGFTFKQFHINHDRCAMKVGTDGILLGAWVTLAQAKRILDVGTGSGLVALMLAQRTTPEVKIIGLELDKQAAIQACENVAASPWPQKVVIKQGALQAYQEQPFDLIVANPPYFKPGQAFECQARQHARHTSSLSLADLFKHTKRLLQPSGRLAVILPYQALDIARQEAQLNNLYLVEQQEVYTKEGKEASRFLGLFCSVKSQEIREQLWINTANQGYSESYLRLVRPFYLKL
- the srmB gene encoding ATP-dependent RNA helicase SrmB; its protein translation is MSTMTFEQLELDPVLVRALAEMGYAKPTTIQSQVIPEAMSGRDIMASAPTGTGKTAAFLLPVCQHLLDFPRRNAGPTRILILTPTRELAMQIGDDAKKIVKHTPLKVEVITGGVHESQHLPALTKTTDIVVATPGRLLQYIEEESFDSRDIEMLVLDEADRMLDMGFIREVDRIAAEARWRRQTMLFSATLEGKSLMKFAADLLSNPVQLSAEPPRSERKKINQWVHLADNPEHKFALLVHLLRQAEVKRSIIFVKTRDRLMELASRLQQEGLYNAWLRGEMEQEKRVEALGRFRIGRVNILVATDVASRGIDLPEVSHVINYDMPRTADVYVHRIGRTGRAGQKGTAISLVEAHDMPLLLRIEKYIEEPLKRRIVDELRPQHKEARVNSGKRKDKNKNKQTSPVKKEKVRLRDTKAKGKPKWAGPKPGEAVIPKPKKKAAPAPQWDDEDDDE
- the yaaA gene encoding peroxide stress protein YaaA — protein: MLIVVSPAKTLDFDTPAIIKDFTQPELLAESALLIERARQLTPTDLSKLMKISDKLAGLNVARFADWQPEFTPHNAKQALLAFKGDVYTGLDAESLSKKDFTFAQMHLRILSGLYGLLRPLDLMQPYRLEMGTKLDNERGKDLYQFWGDIITDKLNEALAEQGDNVVINLASNEYFKSVKPTRLSGQIITPVFKDCKNGQYKIISFYAKKARGLMARYIIQNQLSEVSQLTQFAVDGYYFVEAESSATELVFKREEQL
- a CDS encoding PilT/PilU family type 4a pilus ATPase; amino-acid sequence: MQLSPLLQAMVEQHASDLYISVGVAPTLKRQGHLVAINDTKLSARQSLALVESCMTPEGRAQFHDQKEANFAISDAQLGRFRVSAFWQQEKAGMVIRRIQSHIPSFEELSLPDCLREVAMAKRGLVLFVGGTGAGKSTTQAAMLGYRNRHSDDHILTIEDPIEFVHQHERSIITQREVGIDTVSFAAALKSSLRQAPNVIAIGEIRSEETMNYALSFAETGHLCMATLHANNANQALDRIMHLVPESKHRQLQFDLSFNLKAIVAQQLIPTHEQGQRRGAFEVLLNGPLMAELIRKGELHRIKEVMSKSREQGMQTFDQALFDLYNQNQIGYSEALAYADSPNDVRLMIKLQAGGKGLEGGLLDNVTIE
- a CDS encoding type IV pilus twitching motility protein PilT, which translates into the protein MDVTELLAFSVKHNASDLHLSAGVAPQIRVDGDIRKINLPVLEHADVHRLVYEIMNDRQRKEFEDELEVDFSFDLTGLARFRVNAYHQARGAAAVFRVIPSEVQTLEQLACPDIFRRIAEYQKGLVLVTGPTGSGKSTTLAAMINHINEHFNKHILTIEDPIEFVHDNKKCLVNQREVHRDTHSFSNALRSALREDPDIILVGELRDIDTIRLALTAAETGHLVFATLHTSSAAKSIDRIVDVFPGNEKAMVRSMLSESLRAVISQTLLKQTEGGRIAAHEIMLGTPAIRNLIREDKVAQMYSVIQTGMAHGMQTLDQCLRNLVNSGHISIVDARTQAVDSHSFQ